A window of the bacterium genome harbors these coding sequences:
- a CDS encoding P-II family nitrogen regulator has translation MKKIEAIIRPFKLDDLKEALDKVGVKGMTVTEVKGYGRQKGHTEMYRGTEYTIEFRPKVKVEIIIQDGKVQEVMAVIAEAAKTGNIGDGKVFVSPIEDVMRIRTRERGEDAL, from the coding sequence ATGAAGAAGATAGAAGCCATTATACGGCCATTCAAGCTGGATGACCTCAAGGAAGCCCTGGACAAGGTCGGAGTTAAGGGGATGACCGTGACTGAGGTCAAGGGATACGGGAGGCAGAAGGGGCATACGGAAATGTACCGGGGGACTGAATACACGATCGAGTTTCGGCCTAAAGTCAAGGTCGAGATCATTATTCAGGACGGAAAGGTTCAGGAGGTAATGGCTGTTATTGCCGAAGCTGCCAAAACCGGCAATATCGGTGATGGAAAGGTCTTTGTTTCTCCAATAGAAGATGTCATGAGGATCAGAACGAGAGAACGGGGTGAAGATGCCCTGTAA